From Polynucleobacter sp. JS-JIR-II-b4, a single genomic window includes:
- a CDS encoding response regulator transcription factor: MTKVGHIYLIDDDESMRISLSRMLRELGYLVDDYASATVFLEKSVPVSPAVILLDMQMPDMTGLDLQEKLQKLGRKTPIVFVSGQSHPHQIVQGLKRGALDFLFKPFNLEELLKAVADAIDFDSRQLKRVSLDVEAKKDYESLTPREREVCGWLVKGLLNKDIAVKLGTTDATIKVHKARVMDKMHADSLQVLVKKYLESNLENHPLNT; the protein is encoded by the coding sequence ATGACTAAAGTCGGCCACATATACCTAATTGATGATGACGAGTCGATGCGCATCTCTCTATCTAGAATGCTGCGTGAATTAGGTTATCTCGTCGATGACTATGCGTCTGCTACCGTTTTCTTGGAGAAATCAGTTCCGGTATCTCCAGCTGTCATCTTGTTAGATATGCAGATGCCGGATATGACCGGCCTTGATTTACAAGAAAAACTCCAGAAGTTAGGTCGCAAGACTCCTATCGTATTTGTGAGCGGTCAAAGTCATCCCCATCAAATCGTTCAAGGCCTTAAGCGGGGCGCACTAGATTTCTTATTCAAGCCATTTAATTTAGAGGAGCTACTAAAGGCCGTGGCAGACGCAATTGACTTTGATAGCCGTCAGTTGAAGCGCGTTTCTTTAGATGTTGAAGCTAAGAAAGACTATGAAAGCCTCACTCCTAGAGAGCGTGAGGTATGTGGATGGCTTGTTAAGGGCCTCCTAAACAAGGATATTGCCGTAAAACTAGGAACCACTGATGCCACCATTAAGGTGCACAAGGCTCGGGTGATGGACAAAATGCATGCGGATTCCCTGCAAGTGCTGGTGAAGAAGTATCTTGAATCCAACCTTGAGAACCATCCATTAAACACCTAG
- the ilvD gene encoding dihydroxy-acid dehydratase yields the protein MKRLNERSRMVTEGVARAPNRSMYYAMGYEEKDFVKPMVGVANGHSTITPCNSGLQKLADAAVEALEAAGAKAQVFGTPTVSDGIGMGTEGMKYSLVSREVIADSIEVCVNGLWQDGVVVIGGCDKNMPGGMMALARTNVPGIYVYGGTIKPGHYKGKELNIVSAFEAVGEFTSGRLSEEDLKGVEQHACPGSGSCGGMYTANTMSSSFEALGMSLPYSSTMANVDAEKVASAAESARVLVEAVKNNLRPRDIITKKSIENAVSVIMAVGGSTNAVLHFLAITSAAEIDWTIDDFERIRKRVPVIVDMKPSGTYLATDLHQAGGIPQVMKILLDGGLLHGDCMTITGKTIAEVLKDVPSVPRADQKVIRTLDNPLYKQGHLAILKGNISPEGCVAKITGLKNPSITGPARVFDSEDDAMAAIMAQKIKDGDIVVIRYEGPKGGPGMREMLAPTSALVGQGLGESVGLITDGRFSGGTWGMVVGHVAPEAYVGGTIALIHEGDSVTIDAHQLLIQLNVDEAEIAKRRAAWVQPKPRYTRGLLAKYARLASTASKGAVTDLNLGD from the coding sequence ATGAAACGCCTTAATGAACGCTCGCGCATGGTCACCGAAGGGGTCGCTCGCGCACCTAATCGTTCGATGTATTACGCAATGGGTTACGAAGAAAAGGATTTCGTAAAGCCGATGGTTGGCGTTGCGAACGGCCACTCCACTATTACCCCCTGTAATAGTGGTTTACAAAAATTAGCCGATGCTGCTGTTGAAGCTCTAGAAGCAGCCGGTGCAAAAGCACAAGTATTCGGTACACCAACTGTTTCCGATGGCATCGGTATGGGCACTGAGGGTATGAAGTACTCCCTAGTGTCACGTGAAGTGATTGCTGACAGTATTGAAGTGTGTGTAAATGGTCTCTGGCAAGATGGCGTTGTCGTCATTGGTGGTTGCGATAAAAACATGCCAGGCGGCATGATGGCCTTAGCCCGCACTAATGTGCCCGGCATCTATGTCTATGGCGGCACGATTAAGCCAGGTCATTACAAAGGCAAGGAACTCAATATTGTTTCTGCATTTGAAGCGGTTGGTGAATTTACTTCCGGTCGATTGAGTGAAGAAGATTTAAAAGGTGTGGAACAACACGCCTGTCCAGGTAGCGGCTCTTGTGGCGGCATGTACACCGCAAACACCATGAGCTCCTCATTTGAGGCTTTGGGCATGAGCTTGCCCTACTCCTCTACGATGGCGAACGTTGATGCTGAAAAAGTAGCGAGTGCTGCCGAATCAGCGCGCGTACTGGTTGAGGCTGTGAAAAATAACTTGCGTCCCCGTGACATCATCACCAAGAAGTCCATTGAGAACGCTGTCAGTGTGATCATGGCAGTTGGTGGATCCACAAATGCAGTATTGCATTTCTTGGCCATCACCAGCGCAGCTGAAATCGACTGGACGATTGATGACTTTGAGCGTATTCGTAAACGCGTTCCTGTGATCGTTGATATGAAGCCATCCGGCACTTACCTTGCAACTGACTTGCATCAAGCCGGCGGCATTCCACAAGTAATGAAGATTTTGCTTGATGGCGGATTACTTCACGGTGACTGCATGACCATCACTGGAAAAACGATTGCTGAAGTACTAAAAGATGTTCCGTCAGTACCGCGCGCTGATCAAAAAGTGATTCGCACCTTAGACAATCCTTTGTACAAACAAGGTCACTTGGCAATCTTGAAGGGCAATATTTCTCCAGAGGGTTGCGTGGCTAAGATTACCGGCCTCAAGAATCCTTCGATCACTGGCCCAGCCCGTGTGTTTGATTCTGAAGATGATGCCATGGCAGCCATCATGGCTCAGAAGATCAAGGATGGTGACATTGTTGTGATTCGTTATGAAGGCCCTAAAGGCGGCCCAGGCATGCGTGAGATGCTTGCCCCAACCTCTGCTCTTGTAGGACAAGGTCTAGGTGAGTCTGTAGGCCTCATCACTGATGGCCGCTTCTCTGGTGGCACCTGGGGTATGGTTGTGGGTCACGTAGCTCCTGAAGCCTACGTAGGTGGCACGATTGCTCTCATTCATGAAGGGGACTCGGTAACCATTGATGCCCATCAACTACTGATTCAATTGAACGTTGATGAAGCAGAAATTGCGAAGCGTCGCGCAGCTTGGGTGCAACCTAAGCCTCGCTACACTCGTGGCTTACTGGCAAAATATGCTCGCCTTGCAAGTACTGCAAGTAAAGGTGCGGTAACCGACTTGAACTTGGGTGACTAA
- a CDS encoding copper chaperone PCu(A)C — MKTKLLVTLCAVAGIAFVGTTWAQNVSKTVTTNAIKIEDAYTRATVPGQQVAGGFMKIENKGAADQLISASSPLAGEVQLHEMAMEGNVMKMRQVRDIAVPAGGAVELKPGGLHLMFINIKAPLAAGETVPVKLKFAKAGDVEVKMPVNAMGAGAMKH; from the coding sequence ATGAAGACAAAACTATTAGTAACACTGTGTGCCGTTGCAGGGATAGCTTTCGTAGGAACGACATGGGCGCAAAACGTTTCCAAAACCGTTACTACTAACGCTATCAAAATTGAAGATGCCTATACCCGTGCCACAGTTCCTGGACAGCAGGTAGCTGGTGGCTTTATGAAGATTGAAAACAAAGGCGCTGCTGATCAATTGATCTCTGCCAGCTCACCTCTTGCAGGTGAAGTGCAGCTCCACGAGATGGCAATGGAAGGTAATGTCATGAAGATGCGTCAAGTGAGGGATATCGCTGTGCCAGCAGGTGGCGCTGTTGAATTAAAACCTGGTGGCTTGCACTTAATGTTTATCAACATTAAAGCTCCATTAGCTGCAGGTGAAACCGTTCCCGTGAAGCTGAAGTTTGCTAAGGCAGGTGATGTTGAGGTCAAGATGCCAGTTAATGCAATGGGTGCTGGAGCCATGAAGCACTAA
- a CDS encoding TlpA disulfide reductase family protein, giving the protein MKRYWLFFILALSVTGFTFADPVSLKPYQAGDWKSIIKAANGGPLAINFWGVTCPSCVKEMPQWGLFIKNNPSAKVVFIQVDDVSIESMKKMLSKANLDKANNYYVAAPFDERLRYEIDPKWHGETPTTIVIDKNGKATRKTGLVDFQQLQNALIVKP; this is encoded by the coding sequence ATGAAAAGATATTGGCTCTTTTTTATACTCGCCTTATCGGTGACTGGGTTTACCTTTGCCGATCCAGTTTCTCTGAAGCCTTATCAGGCAGGCGATTGGAAATCCATCATCAAAGCTGCAAATGGTGGACCTCTAGCTATTAATTTTTGGGGGGTGACTTGCCCATCCTGCGTTAAAGAGATGCCGCAGTGGGGTTTGTTTATCAAAAACAATCCAAGCGCTAAAGTAGTTTTTATTCAGGTTGATGATGTATCAATCGAGTCGATGAAAAAAATGTTGAGCAAAGCAAATCTGGATAAGGCCAATAATTATTATGTCGCAGCGCCTTTTGATGAGCGCTTGCGCTATGAAATTGATCCCAAATGGCATGGTGAAACACCGACAACCATAGTGATTGATAAAAATGGCAAAGCCACCAGAAAAACAGGCTTAGTAGACTTTCAGCAATTGCAAAATGCTTTGATAGTTAAACCATAA
- a CDS encoding sialidase family protein gives MNPIPYSFNRFLLLGALLLGALSFPAQAQMQMDHSSMVSAKPGNTCQGAGLECANAATPFFTQDGKLLLAWTANGVVAVAQSSDLGKTFSPAVKIAEHGKSLDAGADARPQIVADKQGNVFLAYAFFKDANWNAQINTARSTDGAKTFTKPESLVNDSSSQRFPSVLIKPDGDIFISWIDKRLVSAAKQGGQNRLGGSIAYSFSQDGGKNFQAERFANESSCECCRIGGSLDPKGNPVLAYRAIFPGGIRDQASQVISASGAGPIRKVADDNWKTDACPHHGPSIAVSNAGTYHVAWYTQGSKRSGVFYANSTNQGATYSQPSRVGSESANVSRPYLLALGQQVWLVWKEFDGVQSSVYLKESSDNGKTWATPKILSSTAGYSDHPLLLAQENLVFLSWLTRHDGYQLINIGQKQ, from the coding sequence ATGAATCCGATCCCATACTCTTTTAATCGATTCTTATTGCTCGGAGCGCTTCTATTGGGGGCGCTGAGCTTTCCTGCGCAGGCGCAAATGCAAATGGATCATTCGTCTATGGTTAGCGCAAAGCCTGGCAATACCTGTCAGGGCGCTGGTTTGGAGTGCGCCAATGCTGCAACCCCATTTTTTACGCAGGATGGAAAGCTATTGTTGGCATGGACGGCAAATGGGGTAGTTGCTGTTGCGCAGTCTTCTGATTTAGGAAAAACATTTTCACCGGCAGTCAAAATTGCTGAGCACGGTAAATCATTAGATGCTGGCGCTGATGCACGTCCGCAAATTGTTGCTGATAAACAAGGGAATGTCTTTTTGGCATATGCATTTTTCAAAGATGCTAACTGGAATGCGCAAATTAATACTGCTAGATCGACCGATGGGGCTAAGACATTCACCAAACCAGAGTCCTTGGTCAATGACAGCTCTAGTCAGCGTTTTCCATCCGTTCTGATAAAGCCAGATGGCGATATTTTTATCTCTTGGATCGATAAGCGTTTAGTTTCTGCTGCGAAGCAGGGTGGACAAAATCGTCTTGGTGGCTCAATTGCCTATTCTTTTTCTCAGGATGGCGGCAAAAACTTCCAGGCAGAGCGCTTTGCTAATGAGAGTAGTTGTGAGTGCTGTCGCATCGGTGGCAGCCTTGATCCAAAAGGTAATCCGGTGCTAGCGTACAGAGCAATATTTCCTGGCGGAATTCGGGATCAAGCAAGTCAAGTGATTTCAGCTTCAGGTGCTGGACCAATCCGTAAGGTGGCTGATGACAACTGGAAAACGGATGCTTGCCCGCATCATGGGCCATCCATAGCCGTATCAAACGCCGGTACATACCATGTGGCTTGGTATACCCAAGGCAGTAAGCGCTCTGGAGTGTTTTATGCCAATTCCACCAATCAAGGTGCCACCTATTCCCAGCCTAGTCGCGTAGGTTCTGAAAGTGCCAATGTATCCAGGCCATATCTATTGGCATTGGGCCAGCAAGTTTGGTTGGTATGGAAAGAATTCGATGGTGTGCAATCTTCCGTATATTTAAAAGAATCTAGCGACAATGGAAAAACTTGGGCAACTCCTAAAATACTATCTAGTACAGCAGGGTATAGTGATCATCCCTTGTTGCTAGCTCAAGAGAATCTTGTATTTTTATCCTGGCTTACGCGTCATGATGGATACCAGTTAATTAATATTGGACAAAAGCAATGA
- a CDS encoding TonB-dependent receptor: MFLQQKKISACVGMLFGSALISAQAQIAPPPDYDQKLKSVTVTATRSGTPLDEIPLNTTVLTKEALEVAPDQTIDQILKNVSGVILNDTPYYQKDPTGQSINVRGLGNARTLVLIDGVPANDAFYGTVQWNLVPMSSIDSVEFIRGGVSSLWGNYGMGGVINIKTKTPVNSQQEASASYGAFGTGNVAASKDLIASENLQLRFSADYFNTDGYQNIATISPASPTSIKNGQGDAASHNSNVRMQGYFKATQDTNGFFRLGYHTMSDLSSGYAFATNIMQETDLAGGTTTRLDDKSKVDVNFFYENTGFNKQNGSTTTTKSNNIPANTPYINANYKDPYSTVGASAQYTQEVVGLIDQYVVGVDARNIAGSNQTNNLNNNGTSAAVNYAQGQQSFYGLMGQLKSKAESFPLETTLAARVDQWNSQTPTSYNAGPNGANPAYQNIPNQSKTQVSPTLGLLYKMSKDWDLRSAAYQAFHAPGMNNTLRSYGSSTGYSFANPNLTPETMTGYEVGTDYRWKGGFAQLTAFNNYIQNAVASYSLSSKSATDVALAKSLCGATGNPLTGTGNVGICNSTSISYYTNNQNLLSQGIEFQFHHDISSKWATDANYAFTSTKLTMSATSDPINKQVGGVPQNILGGGLTYFPVPQASFTATIRYVGSSWMNTANTLPVAAYAVVGLRANYEMTKNTTVYASAVNLFNRQYITFGTGNNNSSYVLGMPQAISVGARIIF, from the coding sequence ATGTTTTTGCAGCAAAAGAAAATTAGCGCATGCGTGGGTATGCTATTTGGGTCAGCACTAATCAGTGCGCAAGCGCAAATTGCCCCACCACCTGACTACGATCAGAAATTAAAAAGCGTCACTGTAACGGCAACCCGTTCTGGTACGCCTTTGGATGAGATCCCATTAAATACAACCGTTTTGACTAAGGAGGCCTTAGAGGTAGCTCCAGACCAAACGATTGATCAAATTTTAAAAAATGTCTCTGGCGTTATTTTGAATGACACGCCTTATTACCAAAAAGACCCAACTGGTCAAAGCATTAATGTGCGCGGTCTGGGTAATGCGAGAACCTTGGTATTGATCGATGGCGTTCCAGCGAATGATGCTTTTTATGGAACCGTCCAGTGGAATTTGGTTCCCATGTCCTCAATTGATTCGGTTGAGTTTATCCGAGGGGGTGTTTCTAGCTTGTGGGGTAACTATGGCATGGGCGGCGTCATTAATATCAAAACCAAGACGCCAGTGAACAGTCAGCAAGAAGCATCAGCTAGTTACGGGGCATTTGGTACGGGTAACGTAGCCGCCTCTAAGGATCTGATCGCGTCTGAAAATCTCCAACTACGATTCTCGGCAGATTATTTCAATACTGATGGCTATCAAAATATTGCAACGATTTCACCTGCATCACCAACCAGTATCAAGAACGGGCAGGGCGATGCTGCCTCACATAACTCCAACGTCAGAATGCAGGGTTATTTCAAGGCAACGCAAGACACTAACGGTTTCTTCCGTTTGGGTTATCACACCATGTCCGACCTCTCTTCGGGTTATGCCTTTGCAACTAACATCATGCAAGAGACGGATTTGGCTGGTGGCACAACAACCCGCTTAGACGACAAGTCAAAGGTAGATGTCAATTTCTTCTATGAGAACACGGGCTTTAATAAGCAAAATGGTTCAACGACCACAACAAAATCAAACAATATTCCAGCCAATACCCCCTACATCAATGCGAACTACAAAGATCCTTACAGCACGGTTGGCGCTTCTGCTCAATACACCCAAGAAGTTGTGGGCTTAATTGATCAATATGTTGTCGGGGTGGATGCGCGCAATATTGCTGGCTCAAATCAAACCAATAACTTAAACAACAATGGCACTTCAGCCGCGGTAAATTATGCCCAAGGGCAACAATCTTTTTACGGGCTTATGGGTCAACTGAAGTCTAAAGCGGAATCCTTTCCGCTAGAGACAACCTTAGCTGCCCGGGTGGATCAATGGAATAGCCAAACACCAACCAGTTACAACGCGGGCCCGAATGGCGCCAATCCTGCCTATCAAAATATTCCCAACCAAAGCAAGACCCAGGTGAGCCCCACTCTTGGCTTGTTATATAAGATGAGTAAGGACTGGGATTTACGCTCTGCTGCTTATCAAGCATTCCATGCGCCGGGTATGAACAACACTCTTCGTTCATATGGTTCTTCAACAGGCTATAGCTTTGCTAACCCTAATTTAACCCCTGAGACTATGACGGGTTACGAGGTCGGTACAGATTATCGATGGAAGGGGGGCTTTGCGCAGTTGACCGCATTTAATAACTACATTCAGAATGCTGTAGCTAGCTACAGTCTTTCTTCTAAGAGCGCCACAGACGTAGCGTTAGCCAAAAGCTTATGTGGCGCCACTGGCAATCCACTCACCGGCACAGGTAATGTCGGAATTTGTAACTCCACTAGCATTAGCTACTACACCAATAACCAAAATCTCCTGAGTCAGGGTATCGAGTTCCAGTTTCATCACGACATCAGTTCAAAGTGGGCTACGGATGCTAACTATGCATTCACTAGTACCAAGTTAACGATGAGTGCGACAAGCGACCCTATTAATAAGCAGGTTGGTGGTGTTCCGCAAAATATTTTAGGTGGCGGTTTAACTTATTTCCCAGTTCCGCAGGCCAGCTTTACCGCGACCATTCGTTATGTAGGCAGCTCTTGGATGAACACTGCCAATACTTTGCCGGTTGCTGCTTATGCGGTAGTGGGGTTGCGTGCTAACTACGAGATGACAAAAAATACGACTGTGTATGCTTCCGCAGTGAACTTATTTAATCGCCAATACATCACATTCGGTACGGGTAATAATAATTCAAGCTATGTCTTAGGTATGCCGCAAGCCATTTCTGTAGGTGCACGTATCATCTTCTAA
- a CDS encoding DUF2946 domain-containing protein yields the protein MNSSKNRFVHWIAALAIAMSALAPAASQAVSMAKHGEGFAMEICSVDGSKMQIDVQDDGQYVANQMQPCPYCVAQSVITPAFNTNLRFEAPQTLALLPQLFYQSPKPLAVWVTPPSAAPPAQA from the coding sequence ATGAATTCCTCCAAAAACCGCTTCGTTCACTGGATTGCTGCCTTGGCAATTGCAATGAGTGCGCTTGCGCCAGCTGCATCTCAAGCAGTTTCCATGGCTAAGCATGGCGAAGGTTTTGCAATGGAGATTTGTTCTGTTGATGGCAGCAAGATGCAAATCGATGTTCAAGATGATGGGCAATACGTTGCCAATCAAATGCAGCCTTGCCCGTATTGCGTGGCGCAGAGTGTTATCACTCCGGCATTCAATACTAATCTCAGATTTGAAGCTCCACAGACTTTAGCTCTGTTGCCTCAGCTTTTCTATCAATCACCTAAACCACTTGCTGTTTGGGTAACCCCACCTTCAGCAGCTCCACCAGCACAAGCCTAA
- the oxlT gene encoding oxalate/formate MFS antiporter has product MSGEKTAGPLGGRWFQLLIGIICMSMIANLQYGWTLFVNPIDAKFGWGRAAIQVAFTIFVLTETWLVPIEGYLVDKFGPRPVVFCGGILCGLGWMMNAHADTLTMLYVAAAVSGVGAGAVYGTCVGNALKWFPDRRGLAAGMTAAGFGAGSALTVIPIANMIANQGYQDAFWYFGIWQGIIVVVLSLLLSKPIKSAITTVKAAVVQTRKDFRPMEMIKQPVFWIMYLMFVMVAAGGLMATAQLGPIAKDFQIAGVTVSLMGLALPALTFALTVDRVLNGLTRPFFGWVSDKIGREQTMTLCFSFECLGILGLYYLGRDPVMFVLLTGLVFFAWGEIYSLFPSTNADTFGSTYAAGNAGLLYTAKGTASLLVPLSSVLVATTGGWEVVFWVASFLNGTAAILAWFVLRPMRRKLIERSASM; this is encoded by the coding sequence ATGAGCGGCGAGAAAACTGCAGGACCTTTAGGAGGTCGTTGGTTTCAGCTACTAATTGGCATCATTTGTATGTCGATGATTGCAAACTTGCAATACGGTTGGACTTTGTTTGTAAACCCAATCGATGCTAAGTTTGGTTGGGGTCGCGCAGCGATTCAAGTTGCATTTACCATTTTCGTGCTGACTGAAACTTGGTTGGTGCCAATCGAAGGTTACCTCGTTGATAAGTTTGGTCCACGCCCAGTTGTTTTCTGTGGCGGTATTTTGTGTGGCCTGGGCTGGATGATGAATGCTCATGCTGATACATTGACTATGCTCTACGTTGCTGCTGCTGTTAGTGGTGTAGGTGCTGGTGCTGTTTATGGTACTTGCGTAGGTAATGCGCTCAAGTGGTTCCCAGATCGCCGTGGTTTGGCTGCTGGTATGACTGCTGCAGGCTTTGGTGCAGGCTCCGCATTAACTGTTATTCCAATCGCTAATATGATTGCCAATCAAGGCTATCAAGATGCATTCTGGTACTTTGGTATCTGGCAAGGCATCATCGTTGTTGTTCTGAGCTTGTTGCTTTCAAAGCCAATCAAGAGCGCTATCACCACTGTGAAAGCTGCTGTTGTTCAGACTCGCAAAGACTTCCGCCCAATGGAAATGATCAAGCAACCAGTGTTCTGGATCATGTATCTCATGTTCGTGATGGTTGCAGCTGGTGGCTTGATGGCTACAGCGCAATTAGGCCCAATTGCTAAAGACTTCCAAATTGCTGGCGTAACTGTGAGCTTGATGGGCTTGGCATTACCTGCTTTGACCTTTGCATTGACTGTTGACCGTGTATTGAATGGCTTGACCCGTCCTTTCTTTGGTTGGGTGTCTGACAAGATTGGCCGCGAACAAACGATGACCTTATGCTTCTCATTTGAGTGCTTAGGTATTCTCGGTTTGTATTACCTCGGTCGCGATCCAGTCATGTTTGTTCTCTTAACTGGTTTAGTGTTCTTTGCATGGGGTGAGATCTATAGCTTGTTCCCATCAACTAACGCTGATACTTTTGGATCAACATATGCTGCTGGTAACGCAGGTCTCCTCTACACAGCAAAAGGAACTGCTTCATTGCTGGTGCCTTTGTCTAGCGTATTGGTGGCTACTACTGGTGGCTGGGAAGTGGTGTTCTGGGTTGCGAGTTTCTTAAATGGAACTGCTGCGATCTTGGCTTGGTTTGTATTGCGCCCAATGCGTCGCAAACTCATCGAGCGTTCTGCTTCTATGTAA
- a CDS encoding DUF1854 domain-containing protein, whose amino-acid sequence MSTTHQLERDALGRLVFIDNKGERHIGVHPVRAFPITAPAAGIGIMNQSGKELCWFPDVTAISEAELGLIEEELAEREFMPVIERITKVSTFATPSIWDIETDRGPTRIRLKGEEDIRRIAGNTLLIADSNGLQFLIKDSTQLDKVSKKLLDRFR is encoded by the coding sequence ATGAGTACGACTCATCAGCTAGAGCGTGATGCGCTAGGCCGTCTGGTCTTTATCGACAACAAAGGTGAGCGACACATTGGCGTTCATCCTGTCAGAGCTTTTCCAATTACTGCGCCTGCTGCGGGTATTGGCATCATGAATCAATCTGGAAAAGAGCTTTGCTGGTTTCCGGATGTCACCGCTATTTCTGAAGCAGAACTTGGGTTGATCGAGGAAGAACTGGCTGAGCGCGAGTTCATGCCAGTCATTGAGAGGATCACTAAGGTTTCTACGTTCGCTACTCCTAGTATTTGGGATATCGAAACGGACCGAGGTCCAACACGAATTCGCCTCAAGGGCGAGGAAGATATTCGTCGAATTGCTGGCAATACATTGCTGATTGCCGATTCCAACGGGCTGCAATTTCTCATCAAAGACTCTACGCAATTGGATAAAGTCAGTAAAAAACTGCTAGACCGGTTCCGCTAA